A window of the Odocoileus virginianus isolate 20LAN1187 ecotype Illinois chromosome 20, Ovbor_1.2, whole genome shotgun sequence genome harbors these coding sequences:
- the SAXO3 gene encoding stabilizer of axonemal microtubules 3, which yields MAGRTLALRYGPPWSPISGTEVPNWHLTSSGVAHHFIPPVSFPPPTVQSTVAEPLPPAAKQDLHVWAFDEVISRWETTSGSALVPKTHGGPYAQPKAPEPANPTRTVGIKDLGEKLRHRGWRLPLITKHQCSETKAQYGGWPDLDRGPTSYFGPQPLELADHHRGGPSQALIPWTKNPELAGRPFTISDRGILDRHQLYLTTSERDFRPYSKKELSSYPSKDSMTSNFGETPQAGGHSQKQLPCPSSSRPPQPPKIRLSRGRPEMPVVPHRGALTLAQESYNLPLHPLRRLDRFCPLELPWGGPHWKPVSGIYSVPHAYRTENSNYGSLKPALV from the exons ATGGCGGGTCGGACCCTAGCTCTGCGCTACGGTCCCCCATGGTCCCCCATCTCTGGAACCGAGGTGCCCAACTGGCATCTCACCAGCAGTGGCGTCGCCCACCACTTTATCCCGCCCGTGTCCTTCCCCCCGCCCACTGTGCAG TCCACGGTCGCggagcccctgcccccagccgcAAAGCAGGATTTGCATGTCTGGGCTTTCGACGAGGTCATCAGCAGATGGGAAACAACCTCGGGCTCAGCTCTCGTGCCTAAGACCCACGGAGGACCCTACGCACAGCCCAAGGCCCCAGAACCTGCGAACCCCACCCGGACTGTGGGGATCAAGGATTTAGGGGAAAAA CTCAGACACCGCGGCTGGCGCCTCCCTCTGATCACCAAGCACCAGTGCAGTGAGACGAAGGCGCAGTACGGCGGCTGGCCCGACCTGGACCGGGGCCCCACCTCCTACTTCGGGCCCCAACCCCTAGAGCTTGCAGACCACCACCGAGGGGGCCCTTCCCAG GCTCTAATCCCTTGGACCAAGAACCCCGAGCTGGCCGGCCGGCCTTTCACAATTTCTGACCGGGGCATACTGGACCGCCATCAGCTCTATCTGACCACGTCGGAGCGGGACTTTCGGCCCTATTCGAA GAAGGAGTTGTCAAGCTATCCTAGCAAGGATTCGATGACCTCAAACTTCGGGGAGACGCCCCAGGCCGGCGGCCACAGCCAGAAGCAGCTGCCCTGTCCGTCCTCCTCTCGGCCACCCCAGCCGCCGAAAATCCGCTTGTCTCGCGGCCGCCCAGAGATGCCCGTCGTGCCGCACCGCGGGGCGCTGACTCTGGCTCAGGAATCCTACAACCTCCCGCTGCACCCACTCCGCCGGCTAGACCGTTTCTGCCCGCTGGAGCTGCCCTGGGGCGGCCCCCACTGGAAGCCCGTGTCAGGCATCTACAGTGTGCCTCATGCCTACCGCACCGAGAACTCCAACTACGGCAGCTTGAAGCCAGCGTTGGTCTGA
- the LHB gene encoding lutropin subunit beta, with protein MEMLQGLLLWLLLGVAGVWASRGPLRPLCQPINATLAAEKEACPVCITFTTSICAGYCPSMKRVLPAILPPMPQRVCTYHELHFASVRLPGCPPGVDPMVSFPVALSCHCGPCRLSSTDCGGPRTQPLACDHRPLPDILFL; from the exons ATGGAGATGCTCCAG GGgctgctgctgtggctgctgctgggcGTGGCCGGGGTGTGGGCTTCCAGGGGGCCACTGCGGCCGCTGTGTCAGCCCATCAACGCCACCCTGGCGGCTGAGAAGGAGGCCTGCCCTGTCTGCATCACTTTCACCACCAGCATCTGCGCCGGCTACTGCCCCAGCATG AAGCGGGTGCTGCCTGCCATCCTGCCGCCCATGCCCCAGCGGGTGTGCACCTACCACGAGCTGCACTTCGCCTCCGTTCGGCTCCCCGGCTGCCCACCTGGCGTGGACCCAATGGTCTCCTTCCCCGTGGCCCTCAGCTGTCACTGTGGGCCCTGCCGCCTCAGCAGCACTGACTGCGGGGGTCCTAGAACCCAACCCTTGGCCTGTGACCACCGCCCACTCCCAGACATCCTCTTCCTCTAA
- the NTF4 gene encoding neurotrophin-4: MLPHPSGSLPILLLFLLPSVPMEPHPPPSPLPPFPAPEWDLLSPRVALSRGTPTGPPLLFLLESGAFGEPAGSPANRSRRGVSETAPASRRGELAVCDAVSGWVTDRRTAVDLRGREVEVLGEVPAAGGSPLRQYFFETRCKAASAGEGGPGGGGGGCRGVDRRHWVSECKAKQSYVRALTTDAQGRVGWRWIRIDTACVCTLLSRTGRA, from the coding sequence ATGCTCCCCCACCCCTCaggctccctccccatcctcctgctTTTCCTCCTCCCCAGTGTCCCCATggagccccaccccccaccctcacccctgcccccattTCCAGCCCCTGAGTGGGACCTCTTGTCCCCCCGGGTGGCCCTGTCCAGGGGTACTCCCACGGGGCCCCCTCTGCTCTTTCTGCTGGAGTCTGGGGCCTTTGGGGAGCCAGCCGGCAGCCCAGCTAACCGCAGCCGGCGAGGGGTGAGCGAGACAGCACCAGCCAGTCGCCGTGGAGAGCTGGCCGTGTGTGACGCAGTCAGCGGCTGGGTGACAGACCGCCGGACTGCTGTGGACCTGCGTGGGCGCGAGGTGGAGGTGCTGGGCGAGGTGCCAGCGGCTGGTGGCAGTCCCCTGCGCCAGTACTTCTTTGAAACCCGCTGCAAGGCTGCCAGTGCTGGGGAAGGTGGccctggtgggggtggaggaggctgCCGGGGTGTGGACCGGAGGCACTGGGTGTCTGAGTGTAAGGCCAAGCAGTCCTACGTGCGGGCATTGACCACAGATGCCCAGGGCCGTGTGGGCTGGCGATGGATTCGAATTGACACCGCCTGTGTCTGCACGCTCCTCAGCCGGACTGGCCGGGCCTGA
- the RUVBL2 gene encoding ruvB-like 2, whose protein sequence is MATVTATTKVPEIRDVTRIERIGAHSHIRGLGLDDALEPRQASQGMVGQLAARRAAGVVLEMIREGKIAGRAVLIAGQPGTGKTAIAMGMAQALGPDTPFTAIAGSEIFSLEMSKTEALTQAFRRSIGVRIKEETEIIEGEVVEIQIDRPATGTGSKVGKLTLKTTEMETIYDLGTKMIESLTKDKVQAGDVITIDKATGKISKLGRSFTRARDYDAMGSQTKFVQCPDGELQKRKEVVHTVSLHEIDVINSRTQGFLALFSGDTGEIKSEVREQINAKVAEWREEGKAEIIPGVLFIDEVHMLDIESFSFLNRALESDMAPVLIMATNRGITRIRGTSYQSPHGIPIDLLDRLLIVSTSPYSEKDTKQILRIRCEEEDVEMSEDAYTVLTRIGLETSLRYAIQLITAASLVCRKRKGTEVQVDDIKRVYSLFLDESRSTQYMKEYQDAFLFNELKGETMDTS, encoded by the exons ATGGCAACCGTG ACAGCCACAACCAAGGTTCCAGAGATTCGTGATGTGACACGGATTGAACGTATTG GCGCTCACTCCCATATCCGGGGGCTGGGACTTGACGATGCCTTGGAGCCACGGCAG gcttcccagggCATGGTGGGCCAGCTGGCGGCTCGGAGGGCAGCcggtgtggtgctggagatgatcCGAGAAGGGAAGATCGCTGGCCGGGCGGTTCTCATCGCTGGCCAGCCGGGTACTGGGAAGACAGCCATTGCCATGG gCATGGCACAGGCCCTGGGCCCCGACACCCCGTTCACAGCCATCGCAGGCAGTGAGATCTTCTCCCTGGAGATGAGCAAGACAGAGGCGCTGACCCAGGCCTTCCGGCGCTCCATCGGCGTGCGCATCAA GGAGGAGACCGAGATCATCGAAGGGGAGGTGGTAGAGATCCAGATTGATCGGCCAGCCACGGGGACG GGCTCCAAAGTGGGCAAGCTGACCCTCAAGACCACAGAGATGGAGACCATATATGACCTGGGCACCAAGATGATCGAGTCCCTGACCAAGGACAAGGTCCAGGCCGG GGACGTGATCACCATCGACAAGGCCACAGGCAAGATCTCCAAGCTGGGACGCTCCTTCACACGTGCTCGTGACTATGATGCCATGGGCTCCCAG ACCAAGTTCGTGCAGTGCCCAGATGGGGAGCTGCAGAAACGCAAGGAGGTGGTGCACACGGTGTCCCTCCACGAGATCGACGTCATCAACTCCCGCACTCAGGGCTTCCTGGCGCTCTTCTCAG GCGACACAGGGGAGATCAAGTCTGAAGTCCGAGAGCAGATCAACGCCAAGGTGGCCGAGTGGCGGGAGGAGGGCAAGGCGGAGATCATCCCCGGC GTGCTGTTCATCGACGAGGTCCACATGCTGGACATTGAGAGCTTCTCCTTCCTCAACCGGGCCCTGGAGAGTGACATGGCGCCTGTCCTCATCATGGCTACCAACCGCGGCATCACCCG gatCCGGGGCACCAGCTACCAGAGCCCCCACGGCATCCCCATCGACCTGCTGGACCGGCTGCTCATCGTCTCCACCTCCCCCTACAGCGAGAAGGACACAAAGCAGATCCTTCGCATCCG GTGCGAGGAGGAAGACGTGGAGATGAGCGAGGATGCCTACACGGTGCTGACCCGCATCGGGCTGGAGACCTCACTGCGCTATGCCATCCAGCTCATCACGGCTGCTAGCCTGGTGTGCCGGAAACGCAAG GGCACCGAGGTGCAGGTGGACGACATCAAACGGGTCTACTCGCTCTTCCTGGACGAGTCTCGCTCCACGCAGTACATGAAGGAATACCAAGATGCCTTCCTCTTCAACGAGCTCA aAGGTGAAACCATGGACACCTCCTGA